The stretch of DNA CTGTTCCGCGTGAGTCGACTGACCACCCACGACAGCGTTTTCCGCGCCATCAACGCTACCGTATGGATGAGCGTGGGCGCACAGGGTGGCCGTCCGCTCGTGCCGCGAGGCAGCACCGGGTACTCACACGACACCTACGGCTGTCCATAAACTCCCGCGCAAGTCACCGTCGAACATGTGTAGCAAGGCCGGCCCGGTAACCTGACGGGGGCCGGCCTCACGCATTCCGTCCATCAAGCCGGCGGTAAGGAGCGGGCGAGCGCGACGGTGTGATGCCATCCAGGGAGCTTCGCGTTGGGTTGCTCGTCTGCCAGCGGTGAGCGCGAGGCTCAACCGCAAGTCTCGAGGCGGCGCTGCAGGAGCGCCCGCTCGGCGTGGCTCGGCGCGTTCTCGGCCGCGCGCTCGAGGTAGCTGCGCGCCTGCTGGATGTGTCCAGCGCGCCGGAAGAGGTCCCCCACCACCGCGTCCCACAGGTAGTAGCCGGCGAGTCCCGGGGGGAGCCGCACGTCGCGCAGCGCATCGAGACCAGCCTGTGGGCCGTGCGCCTCGGCCAGCGCCACGGCGCGGTTGAGCGCGTTGAGCGGCGAAGGCGCGACGCGGTCGAGCAGTCCGTACAGCTCGGCGATCTCGTCGAAGCGTGTCGCCGCGAACGACGGCGCGAGCACGTGCTCTGCGGCGATGGCGGCCTCGACGTGGTAGCGGCTCGTGGTGGCCGCGTCGGTGCAGGTGGTGAGGAGGCGCAGCCCTTGATGCACGTGCCTCTGGTCCCAGCACCCACGGTCCTGCTCGGCCATGGTGAGGATCTCACCGGTGGCGTCCACGCGCGTGGCGAAGCGCGCCGTGTGGAGGTGGAACAGCGCCACCAGGGCCCGCGAAGACGGCACGTCGCAGGCCTCGTGCGCCAGCAGCAGGTACCCGAGACGTAGGGCCTCCTCGCACAGCTCCCCGCGCAGCAGCGCGTCGCCGCGGGACGCGCTGTAGCCCTCGTTGAAGAGCAGGTACAAGACGGCCTGCACTGTCCCGAGGCGCGCGGCGACGTCGGGCGGGGTGTCGAGGTCGATCCCGCGGGCGGCGAGCGCGTCGCGGGCACGTGACAGCCGCTTGTAGACGTTGGCCTCGCTCGTGAAGAGCCGCAGCGCGATCTCGTCCACGCGGAACCCGCAGAGCACCTTCAGCGCCAGCACCAGCTGCGACTCCACCGGCAGCGAGGGGTCGCAGCATACGAAGAGCACGCGGAGCTGGTCGTCGGGCAGCTCCGTGGGCAGCGCGGTCTCCGTGGGCTCCACGTCGGGGCCGGGCTCGGCCGCCCCACGGACCAGCGCACGCGCGAGGGCGCCGTTGCGGCGCACCCGATCGGCGAGCGTGTTGGAAGCCACGCGGTACAGCCACGCCGAGGGCTCATCGGGGATACCCTTCAGCGACCACGCCGTGAGCGCCACCATCAGCGCCTCTTGGACCGCGTCTTCGGCGTCTTCGAGGTGCAGCAGGCGAAACTTGCGCGCGAGCGCCGCCACGAGCCGGCCCGACTCGTGACGGAAGTAGTGGGCGACCAGCCCCTCGGGCCCAGCGCTCACGCGGGGTGCCTAGAAGCCCGCCAGCTCGCGGATCTCGATGTTGTAGCCTGGCATGTGCACCATGGGACACGCCCGCGCGACCTCGATGGCCTGCTCGTAGCTAGCGGCGGCGATGATGGAGAAGCCGCCCACGACCTCCTTCGATTCGATGAAAGCCCCATCGATGACGACGCCCCCGGCGAGCTGCTTGCCACCCGGCTTGAGGCCGTCGCCCACGTCCACCACCTGCTCCTTGAACTTCTCCTTCCAGCCGGACCACGCCGCGAGCATGGCCTGCATCTGGTCGGGCGAGGGCGGCTCCCCGGGGCCAGCGGTGAAGGGGGTGCGGTAGATGAGGAGGTACTTCTGCGTGGTCATGGCTCGGTCCTTCGGTTCTAGTGTGTGTGTGGAGCGCCAATTTGGCGGCTCTCCTTCTTCGTCGAACGACGCGCCGCGAGTTGGACACACCCCGTGATTTTTTCGCCGAGCGGCGCCAGAGCACGCGTCGGTCGACGCAGCATACACACTGGACCACCGAGCACGGTCGAAGCCCCGCTCCGTGCGCGCTATGCTCGGCCCGCCATGGCTCGCCTCGTCACCACCACCTGCCCCAAGTGCGGCGCCCACGTCCCGGTCGAGCCCGGAGCGGACCGCGCCACCTGTGGCTACTGCCAGACCGTCTCGATCTTGAAGACGGCGCCGCCCGCCCACGCTGCGGCCACCACGGGGAGCGCGGGCTGGCTGCTGCCCCTCATCGGAGTGGGCGTGCTCGTGGCCGCCGGCGGTGTCGCCGCGGTCACCATGATGCTCAGGGTGGAGTCTGCACCCGCCCCGGTGGTGAGCGTGGCCCCGGCCGTCGCGCCGCCCGTCGTGGCCGAGGCGCCCGAGCCCGCCGAGGTGGAGCCACCGACGCCGCCCCCCGCGCCGCCGCTGCGCATGCGCAGTGAAGCGCCTTTCTTCGCGGTGGACCTCGACGGCGACGGCGCGAGCGAGCTGGTCGCGCCGGTGTCGCAAGAGCAGGCCTCGCTCGTGGCCGTGTTCGACGCGC from Sandaracinaceae bacterium encodes:
- a CDS encoding sigma-70 family RNA polymerase sigma factor produces the protein MSAGPEGLVAHYFRHESGRLVAALARKFRLLHLEDAEDAVQEALMVALTAWSLKGIPDEPSAWLYRVASNTLADRVRRNGALARALVRGAAEPGPDVEPTETALPTELPDDQLRVLFVCCDPSLPVESQLVLALKVLCGFRVDEIALRLFTSEANVYKRLSRARDALAARGIDLDTPPDVAARLGTVQAVLYLLFNEGYSASRGDALLRGELCEEALRLGYLLLAHEACDVPSSRALVALFHLHTARFATRVDATGEILTMAEQDRGCWDQRHVHQGLRLLTTCTDAATTSRYHVEAAIAAEHVLAPSFAATRFDEIAELYGLLDRVAPSPLNALNRAVALAEAHGPQAGLDALRDVRLPPGLAGYYLWDAVVGDLFRRAGHIQQARSYLERAAENAPSHAERALLQRRLETCG